In Natronospira bacteriovora, the genomic stretch CGAAGCGACGGCATCTTCGTCTTCGTGGTCAATGAAGACAACACCGTCCGCCGCCTGCGCATCACCACCGGCACCGGCGCCGGCGACCGCATCGAAGCCCGCGGCCCCCTGGAAGCCGGCCAACGCGTCGTCATCCGCGGCGCCGAACGCCTCCGCGACGGCCAGCCCGTGATGGTGCAGTGAGGGGATTGGGACCACGCAATGGACACGAAATGCACACGAGATAAAACCGAAAAACATTATTGGCCACAGATGGACACAGATGGACGCAGATGTGGGCCGTGCCGGGTGAGCCGCCGTGCGGCTTCGGAGGGGCCGTGCCTGATGCGGGCAGTGGGGTGGCTATAGGCAGCGTGGGAGCGGATTTATCCGCGATGACAATCCATCCCTTGGCACGCTGCTCTCTAAACGCTGTGGGAGCGGCTTTCAGCCGCGATCAAGCCATCGACGGCCAATAAACCATCAGCGACACGCGGCCTTTATCGAAGCCGAAACAATTCCCCGCTCCGTGTCCTCCGTGGATCCTCTGTGTTCTCCGTGTAACAACCCCCGGCGCAATCCCGGCACTGAACCATCAGGAAACAGCCGGCGTGCCAACCGAGTAATTGCAATCGCGGCTGAAAGCCGCTCCCACAGGGGGGCGTCAGTACCCGCCGTGCCATCCTCAGTTTCGTGTCCATTTCGTGGTCCATTTTTTCAGCCCTCAGTGAGCACGGCCCCTCCGAAGCCGCACGGCCGCTCACCCGGCACGGCCCACATCTGCGTCCATCTGTGTCCATCTGTGGCTAATATTTTTTTTGTTTTCATCTCGTGTCCATTTCGTGTCCATCTCGTGGTCCCAAATCTTTTCCTTGTGAACCACCCCCGCCCCCTTCTAAACTGAGTCGGACTACAACTCCGAATACCGAGGGGAAACACCGTGGAAACCTGGATCATTATCGGCATTGTCGTGCTGGTGGTGCTGTTTGCCATCGTCACTTACAACGCACTCATCGTGGCACGCAACCGCTACAAGAACGCCTTTGCCCAGATTGACGTACAGCTCACCCGTCGCCATGACCTGATCCCGAACCTGGTCAATGTGGCTGACCGCTACATGAAGCATGAACGGGAAACCCTGGAAGCGGTGACCAGGGCACGCACCCAGGCGGTGGAAAAGCTCAAGCAGGCCAAGGCCGACCCCACCGATCCCAATGCCATGAAGCAGCTGGGCCAGGCCGAGCAGGGCCTGTCCGGTGCCTTGGGCCGCCTGTTCGCCCTGTCCGAAAACTACCCGGACCTGAAAGCCAACGAGAACATGAAGCAACTCTCCGAGGAACTGGTCAGCACCGAAAACCGGGTGGCCTATGCCCGCCAGCATTTCAACGACGCTGTCATGCAGTACAACAACAAGCGCGAAGCCTTCCCCAACAACATTGTCGCCGGCATGTTCAACTTCAAGTACGCCGAACTGCTCGACATCGAAGACCCGGCCAAGCGCGAAGCGGTGAAGGTGAATTTCAGTTAAGTCCGGAAAAAAGCGCCGCGAAATGGACGCAAGATGGACGCGAAATTAAAAGACAAAAGATTATTGGCCACAGATGGACACAGATAAACGCAGATGTGGGCCGTGCCGGGTGAGCCGCCGTGCGGCTTCGGAGGGGCCGTGCCTGCGGATGGCTTGGAAGATATTGACCACGAAATGAACACGAAATAGACACGAGATAAGGCCTGGCAAGGCGGGTGCTGACCGCCCCCCCCTGTGGGAGCGGCATTCCTGCCGCGATTTCAATCCCTCGGTTGGCACGCCGGCTGTTTGCTGATGGTTCGGTGCGGGGACCACGCCGGGGGGTGGTGGCACAGAGAACACAGAGGATCCACGGAGAACGCGGAGCGGGATGTTTGTGGGGGCTCCGATGAAGCCCGCGTGTCGCTGCAGGCGGGTTGGCGTTAGAAGGCTCGATCGCGGCTGAAAGCCGCTCCCACAGCGGGCTATCAGCACCCGCCGTGCCAGCCTTCAATTTTGCGTCCATTTCGCGGCCAAATGTTTTCAACACTTTCATCTCGTGTCCATTTTGTGTCCATTTCGTGGTCCAATTCTTTCAGCCCACAGTAAGCACGGCCCAACCGAAGCCGCACGGCGGCTCACCCGGCACGGCCCACATCTGCGTTTATCTGTGTCCATCTGTGGCTCAAAATAGATTTTCGTTTTTTTCATTTAGCGTCCATTTAGCGGCCCAATGTTTTCACCAGGAACCCTGCCATGAACTTCTTTGAACATCAGGACAAGGCCCGTAACCAGACCCGCAAGCTGGTGGTGCTGTTTACCCTGGCTGTGCTGGCCATCATTGTGGCGATCAATGTATTGGTGCTCGGCCTGGTCACTTACGGCAGCACCGATGGGCATCTGCAGCAGCCGGATTTCTGGTCGGCGGATTTCTTCATGGCCAATGTCGGGGTCATTGCCACGGTGTCTTTCCTCACCGGTGCCCTGATCGGCATGGCCAGCCTGGTGCGCAGCATGAAGCTGCGGGCCGGTGGCAGTGTGGTGGCGCGGGAACTGGGGGGCACCCTGGTGGAGCCGGACACCCGCGATCCGCTCAAGCGACGCCTGCGCAATGTGGTGGAGGAAATGGCCATTGCCTCCGGCGTGCCGGTGCCCCATATCTTCGTGCTGGAAGAGGAGATGGGCATCAATGCCTTCGCCGCCGGTTACTCCACTTCGGACGCCGCCGTGGCGGTCACCCGAGGCACCCTGGAGACCCTCAACCGGGACGAGCTGCAGGGCGTGGTGGCCCATGAGTTCGCCCATATCCTCAATGGCGACATGCGCCTCAACATCCGCCTCATTGGCATCCTCTTCGGCATCCTGGCCCTGACCATTGTGGGGCGCATCCTCATGCACTCGGCGCGCGGGGCGCGAAACCGCAATGCCGGGGGCATCGTGATTCTCGGGCTTGCCATCATGCTGATC encodes the following:
- a CDS encoding LemA family protein yields the protein METWIIIGIVVLVVLFAIVTYNALIVARNRYKNAFAQIDVQLTRRHDLIPNLVNVADRYMKHERETLEAVTRARTQAVEKLKQAKADPTDPNAMKQLGQAEQGLSGALGRLFALSENYPDLKANENMKQLSEELVSTENRVAYARQHFNDAVMQYNNKREAFPNNIVAGMFNFKYAELLDIEDPAKREAVKVNFS